Proteins from a genomic interval of Kitasatospora herbaricolor:
- a CDS encoding nitroreductase family deazaflavin-dependent oxidoreductase — MQRNQLVIDEFRSAGGVVGGDFEGVPLLLLTTVGARSGQPRTMPVTYLREGERLVVFAANGGRGSHPGWYHNLLADPVAGIEVGTETYEVTATEVEGVERERLWARQLEHTPYFAGFQERAGWRIPVVALTRRARL, encoded by the coding sequence TTGCAGCGTAATCAGCTGGTGATCGACGAGTTCCGGTCCGCCGGCGGAGTGGTCGGCGGTGACTTCGAGGGGGTGCCCCTGCTCCTGCTGACCACCGTCGGCGCCCGCAGCGGGCAGCCGCGCACGATGCCCGTGACCTATCTGCGGGAGGGGGAGCGCCTGGTGGTCTTCGCCGCCAACGGGGGCAGGGGGAGCCACCCCGGCTGGTACCACAACCTGCTCGCCGACCCCGTCGCCGGCATCGAGGTGGGCACCGAGACGTACGAGGTGACGGCGACCGAGGTCGAGGGCGTGGAGCGGGAGCGGCTCTGGGCCCGGCAGTTGGAGCACACGCCCTACTTCGCCGGATTTCAGGAGCGGGCCGGGTGGCGCATACCCGTCGTCGCACTGACGCGCAGAGCGCGGCTCTGA
- a CDS encoding helix-turn-helix domain-containing protein: MSTLKFAISVPDVGLRFVEDPPAVQMERPSAGVFVLAPAHLPERDKTRHQIVIVQPDDPRLTDCRHLTDLMSLLVAGQATGLAVALRDGTEAADEVRREAHRHGVPLLTIGPEPAKWMCLHRALTDDHHSRMQRTADLHSQLIEQLRHLGRAEGTQRIVSWLASVSDAEVTLTTARGTKVAAAPENAARATAPAREQIAELAAAGKGRSAALDLPDGRQMRLFTVGSTSPAPVLAVTCHSFCVEVSAALARVLDLLAARLALEEAERRQSRLQSGEHVVREAVFSLLMAGQVNAAKSAAVGLDPGTLDAGIARTFILKVPPPQRPPIVQQCHDEIGTKAVITACPTHPDRIVILVPSTIGDIEARTLSTLVTHTRTAPHRFLGGSALHTLDETPTAYQDAARALTVAERLPGRVHCYVTEVQLAYVLDQQHASTWATHLLHPLLELPESRREPLLATLRLGLVFPPAATARMLGTHRNTAARRMTEAAALLGVDLQDVWQRALVGLALQVRAETAHLRPDADAPVLADILDTPEVRRWAHEFLGRLDTDRRPLRETLTAWMRAKTRIEDTAQLLGLNPATVRIHLRSAEELLQRRLLTNTACTTPEGYVVPGAHDLVLAFFVVEGTTPARKEILSGSR; this comes from the coding sequence GTGTCCACGCTCAAATTCGCCATCAGTGTGCCCGATGTGGGACTCCGATTTGTAGAGGATCCGCCCGCCGTCCAGATGGAGCGGCCGTCGGCAGGCGTGTTCGTCCTGGCCCCCGCCCACCTCCCCGAGCGCGACAAGACACGCCACCAGATCGTCATCGTCCAGCCCGACGACCCGCGCCTGACCGACTGCCGCCACCTCACCGATCTCATGTCCCTCCTCGTCGCCGGGCAGGCCACAGGACTGGCCGTCGCCCTTCGGGACGGCACCGAGGCGGCCGACGAAGTGCGCCGGGAGGCCCACCGCCACGGGGTTCCGCTGCTCACCATCGGCCCGGAACCAGCCAAGTGGATGTGCCTGCACCGCGCGCTCACCGACGACCACCACAGCAGGATGCAGCGCACCGCCGACCTGCACTCCCAGCTCATCGAGCAGCTACGCCACCTGGGCCGTGCCGAGGGCACTCAGCGCATCGTCTCCTGGCTGGCGTCCGTCAGCGACGCCGAGGTCACACTGACGACAGCCCGCGGCACCAAGGTGGCCGCCGCCCCCGAGAACGCCGCGAGAGCGACAGCCCCGGCAAGGGAGCAAATCGCGGAGCTGGCCGCCGCCGGCAAGGGCAGATCCGCCGCACTTGACCTCCCCGACGGCCGCCAGATGCGCCTTTTCACCGTCGGCTCCACCAGCCCCGCCCCGGTCCTCGCGGTCACCTGCCACTCCTTCTGCGTGGAGGTCAGCGCCGCCCTCGCACGGGTCCTGGACCTGCTGGCCGCACGCCTCGCCCTCGAGGAGGCCGAGCGCAGGCAGTCCCGCCTGCAGAGCGGCGAACACGTCGTACGTGAAGCGGTCTTCAGTCTGCTGATGGCCGGTCAGGTCAACGCCGCCAAGAGCGCCGCCGTCGGCCTGGACCCTGGCACCCTGGACGCCGGCATCGCTCGGACCTTCATCCTCAAGGTCCCCCCGCCACAACGGCCCCCGATCGTCCAGCAGTGCCACGACGAAATCGGCACCAAGGCCGTCATCACCGCCTGCCCGACCCATCCCGACCGCATCGTCATCCTCGTCCCCAGCACGATCGGCGACATCGAGGCCAGAACACTCAGCACACTCGTCACCCACACCCGCACAGCACCGCACCGATTCCTCGGCGGCAGCGCCCTGCACACCCTTGACGAAACCCCCACCGCCTACCAGGACGCCGCCCGCGCCCTGACCGTCGCCGAACGCCTACCCGGCAGAGTCCACTGCTACGTCACTGAAGTCCAACTCGCCTACGTTCTCGACCAACAGCACGCCAGCACCTGGGCCACACACCTGCTGCACCCCCTTCTCGAGCTGCCCGAAAGCCGCCGCGAACCCCTCCTCGCCACGCTGCGCCTGGGTCTGGTCTTCCCGCCGGCCGCCACCGCCAGGATGCTCGGCACCCACCGCAACACCGCCGCCCGCCGCATGACAGAAGCCGCCGCCCTCCTGGGAGTCGACCTCCAGGACGTCTGGCAACGGGCCCTGGTCGGCCTGGCCCTGCAGGTGCGGGCCGAAACCGCGCACCTTCGGCCGGATGCGGATGCCCCGGTGCTTGCCGACATCCTTGACACCCCAGAAGTGCGACGGTGGGCGCACGAGTTCCTCGGCCGCCTGGACACCGACCGCCGACCGCTACGCGAAACCCTGACCGCTTGGATGCGGGCCAAGACCCGCATCGAGGACACCGCCCAGCTGTTGGGCCTGAACCCCGCCACGGTGAGGATCCACCTGCGCAGCGCCGAGGAACTGCTCCAGCGCCGCCTGCTGACCAACACGGCCTGCACCACGCCAGAGGGCTACGTCGTCCCGGGCGCCCACGACCTGGTCCTGGCGTTCTTCGTGGTGGAGGGCACCACGCCGGCACGCAAGGAGATCCTTTCCGGCAGCCGGTGA
- a CDS encoding helix-turn-helix domain-containing protein: protein MTHADGKPGQSLAERIETLRRAVTPVGARLPSDASVATAIAARAGASLIDENTLYRLRTGRTVNPSMKVLKALADHFQVSPGFFFPGSVWGPEEHLALANALQSAQVRRLCMRLGRMSSEELAQVDQLLHGRNV from the coding sequence GTGACCCACGCCGACGGCAAGCCCGGGCAGAGCCTCGCGGAGAGGATCGAGACCCTGCGACGTGCCGTGACCCCGGTCGGCGCGCGGCTGCCCTCCGACGCCTCGGTCGCCACCGCGATAGCCGCCAGGGCCGGCGCTTCGCTCATCGACGAGAACACCCTCTACCGGCTGCGCACCGGCCGGACCGTCAACCCGAGCATGAAGGTCCTGAAGGCACTGGCCGACCACTTCCAGGTCTCCCCCGGCTTCTTCTTCCCGGGCTCCGTCTGGGGGCCTGAGGAGCACCTGGCACTGGCCAACGCCCTGCAAAGCGCCCAGGTGCGCCGGCTGTGCATGCGGCTGGGACGGATGTCCTCGGAGGAGCTCGCGCAGGTCGACCAGCTGCTGCACGGCAGGAACGTTTGA
- a CDS encoding DnaB-like helicase N-terminal domain-containing protein encodes MSGPEAYSEEALLGSVLQDPCRALEVRNWLRAEDFADPWRREIYRVLVDHHLYAHPTVLAAAPAQRAQVLGRLVMEDLHARAGADGWQVSGGDWQQVAAYVTGLPAGVPNAANAAQYGRVVAQASLGRTVGAQGEFAERAVLAAVLARPEEGARLAGWLGAADFQDPWLGQMYKALVEEKLYAHPAVTVRSSPAERQQVLARMLDEQLQHKAAGERWSVPATAWPAVAQQIHALTTTQQVPHPEHAAQLGQRVLQTSIQQQVAEGSWRIESTLRVPGAPGAEMEINSMLATLQQLEDRWEQAMGRPGAVGAAMAPQPSPRPATASTEDAVLGSLLRDPGQLQQVGRWLRAEDFTQPGRAQLFTTLQDAVHSRGTVDPALMVWDAHRRGTAGPGSLAPEQVWEMYQNGRPGIAQGEGRRLVEASIVHHVRCATSAINTAVGDPTAAPGMVIGTTRGHLQQASAQAARLTQATWSTARTDAGVR; translated from the coding sequence GTGAGCGGCCCGGAGGCGTACAGCGAGGAGGCCCTGCTGGGTTCGGTCCTGCAGGATCCCTGCAGGGCGCTGGAGGTGCGCAACTGGCTGCGGGCCGAGGACTTCGCGGACCCGTGGCGCCGGGAGATCTACCGCGTGCTGGTGGACCACCATCTCTACGCCCATCCGACGGTTCTCGCTGCCGCGCCCGCGCAGCGCGCCCAGGTGCTCGGCCGCCTGGTGATGGAGGACCTGCACGCGCGGGCCGGCGCCGACGGGTGGCAGGTGAGCGGCGGCGACTGGCAGCAGGTCGCCGCCTACGTCACGGGCCTGCCAGCGGGCGTGCCGAACGCCGCCAACGCCGCCCAGTACGGCCGGGTGGTGGCCCAGGCGAGCCTGGGGCGAACCGTCGGAGCGCAGGGCGAGTTCGCGGAACGGGCGGTGCTGGCCGCCGTCCTGGCCCGCCCGGAGGAAGGCGCGCGGCTGGCCGGCTGGCTGGGGGCCGCGGACTTCCAGGACCCGTGGCTCGGGCAGATGTACAAGGCCCTGGTCGAGGAGAAGCTGTACGCCCACCCGGCGGTCACCGTCCGCTCCTCCCCCGCCGAGCGGCAGCAGGTGCTCGCCCGGATGCTCGACGAGCAGCTGCAGCACAAGGCCGCCGGCGAACGCTGGTCGGTGCCCGCCACCGCCTGGCCCGCCGTCGCCCAGCAGATCCACGCCCTCACCACCACCCAGCAGGTCCCCCACCCCGAGCACGCAGCGCAGCTCGGCCAGCGGGTCCTGCAGACCAGCATCCAGCAGCAGGTCGCCGAGGGCTCCTGGCGCATCGAGAGCACCCTGCGGGTGCCGGGCGCGCCTGGCGCCGAGATGGAGATCAACTCCATGCTCGCCACCCTCCAGCAGTTGGAGGACCGGTGGGAGCAGGCCATGGGGCGGCCCGGCGCCGTCGGCGCGGCGATGGCCCCGCAGCCCTCCCCGCGCCCGGCGACGGCCTCCACCGAGGACGCTGTCCTCGGCTCCCTGCTGCGCGACCCAGGTCAGCTGCAGCAGGTGGGCCGCTGGCTGCGCGCCGAGGACTTCACCCAGCCGGGCCGGGCCCAGCTGTTCACCACCCTCCAGGACGCGGTCCACAGCCGCGGCACCGTCGACCCGGCACTGATGGTGTGGGACGCTCACCGGCGCGGCACCGCCGGGCCCGGATCGCTCGCTCCCGAGCAGGTCTGGGAGATGTACCAGAACGGCCGGCCCGGCATCGCCCAAGGCGAGGGGCGCCGGCTGGTGGAGGCGAGCATCGTGCACCACGTGCGCTGCGCGACGTCGGCGATCAACACCGCCGTCGGCGACCCCACCGCCGCCCCCGGCATGGTCATCGGCACCACCCGCGGACACCTGCAGCAGGCCTCTGCCCAGGCCGCCCGCCTCACCCAGGCCACCTGGTCCACAGCCCGCACCGACGCAGGGGTGCGGTGA
- the mobF gene encoding MobF family relaxase, which translates to MTVAFGKTSPGDGYRYFMRQITSGDDLRPRGRDLAEHQTALQVPPGRWTGRAAAILGVAGEVTEAQMRALFGEGLHPRADELIAEQLRSGATVRQAHRAARLGAAFYQLGQKPTPLAVAIDERTKACEKDAGRSATDSERRSLRRQVGALAFRAEYERDPAGGTELHRFITRRTRPPRQPVAAFHPVFAPPKSVILLWALGDEATRVAVERAHEEAINVTLAWIEDHALATRTGPGGVAQHDVTGGLVAAQFRHFDSRCGDALLHDHVLIANKVQGPDGRWRTIDGRLLLAQAVAASELYNAQVLRRTCTALDLVVAERQLEEGRRPVMEIAGISAELIDANSARTRAILAQLPRLIAAYRAEHGKEPSPAARIALMRRATLETRPAKKSAVPLAVLREGWQLGVAAAFGRPLVDNLLANARRVARDVRRDKGPPPRLDVAAAAREVVATVSLHRAVFGKRHLLAEAHRHVTAATLGRGSEGWAEAITEHALARLCLDLTPPDINPAFAPLQRADGTSVYRRRAAELYTTPAILAAEDRIVAAARARLTPACPQRTFDKSAARHKGPLDAGQRAMAKAFATSERALVAAIGPAGAGKTTALRLAANAITAAGRTTVALAPSARAAHVMSEELGRPAHTLHSWLRRQGLADAGKLVLPRAERLRKGDVIIVDEAGMAATTQLAAIVRRAAKAGAHVRLIGDPAQLAAVEAGGALRLLQSEVGAVHLTAVHRFRHPQEAGASLTLRDGDPGEAFTWYRRHGRIQGGTTAAMADAVFTAWAADLTAGRTPLMTAPDRDLVATLNRRAQKWRMERGQLLAPSRWRPNPVKLRDGHKAHVGDLIVTRRNQRRLTCRGGKDFVKNGDVWAIERYTPQGDAVIRHTQHRGRLTLPADYLREHCELGYASTIHRAQGMTVIRSHALLTTRTSREAAYVAATRGRTGNHLYIALEDDQTLDAALTRIATYSSFTPSARQTIRTEQERAWGIRQLTAEYAHATEQATRLRYAAAARAALNAAAEPLIADDAFTAIVNALGRAEKAGFTPERILAAAHQEGTLAGVDVPGAVLAWRIDRRLRTARAAEAHAEADPHPNARLLRTLGDDQLQRITALAQQHRARALDELHAADAETAAAPRAVTAGGRRHPAWPQRPYGTFTAGQLAERLRATRRARLRAEDEGDHRAELAAVEDLVRLRAEQALRRAMPWRDRSREDYQRARPGSPATAPDPAAAAQQDAERARTRTAAAREGWQRAEAVIARTAAERHLRRLLPDRPPTGGDAADLPDWLTPTAALTDPHTPENWRRHLTERRDVLERHLAARGAQLAADIPAWAAPLGPLPPPQGGRALRARWERTAALTDAWRTLHQVPAHLPALGPKPEAEQHAAAWSALDARIRALHHRARTAHQPHPGPAPEQLTRQALEQLAHLRLLRGRHAPDPAVRPDPAASAAPAAPAVAGSADRRPAAPILLPRAERLGQDALAATLAGQEAPEEWIEQIPAPDEDDTGQQHLYRRLVAAVADWRLRQNVTGTDPLGPPPDSDRGAEWQHLSKALDLYRTARITDRLHLLRVRREADRERLEAAAQQAAQAGAGTPPGPPPRRAPASKPSRPRRPGGRRRR; encoded by the coding sequence ATGACGGTGGCGTTCGGCAAGACCAGCCCGGGGGACGGCTACCGCTACTTCATGCGTCAGATCACCAGCGGTGACGACCTGCGCCCCCGCGGCCGGGACCTGGCCGAGCACCAGACGGCCCTTCAGGTGCCGCCCGGGCGGTGGACGGGGCGGGCCGCAGCCATCCTCGGTGTCGCCGGCGAGGTGACCGAGGCGCAGATGCGGGCCCTGTTCGGGGAGGGCCTGCACCCGCGGGCGGACGAGCTCATCGCCGAACAACTGCGCTCGGGTGCGACGGTGCGCCAGGCACACCGAGCAGCCCGTCTGGGAGCCGCCTTCTACCAGCTCGGCCAGAAACCGACCCCCCTCGCCGTGGCGATCGACGAGCGGACCAAGGCCTGCGAGAAGGACGCCGGGCGCTCCGCGACCGACAGCGAGCGCCGCTCGCTGCGCCGCCAGGTCGGGGCGCTGGCCTTCCGCGCCGAGTACGAGCGCGACCCGGCTGGCGGCACCGAACTGCACCGCTTCATCACCCGCCGCACCCGGCCGCCGCGCCAGCCCGTGGCCGCGTTCCACCCGGTGTTCGCACCGCCCAAGTCGGTCATCCTGCTGTGGGCGCTGGGCGACGAAGCCACCCGCGTCGCTGTCGAGAGAGCCCACGAGGAGGCTATCAACGTCACCTTGGCGTGGATCGAGGACCATGCGCTGGCCACCCGCACCGGGCCCGGCGGCGTGGCCCAGCACGACGTGACCGGCGGCCTGGTGGCGGCCCAGTTCCGGCACTTCGACTCGAGGTGCGGGGATGCGCTGCTGCACGATCACGTGCTGATCGCCAACAAGGTGCAGGGCCCGGACGGGCGGTGGCGCACCATCGACGGCCGGCTGCTGCTGGCCCAGGCCGTCGCCGCGTCCGAGCTCTACAACGCGCAGGTCCTGCGCCGCACCTGCACCGCACTGGACCTGGTGGTGGCCGAGCGCCAGCTCGAGGAAGGGCGGCGCCCGGTGATGGAGATCGCGGGCATCAGCGCGGAGCTGATCGACGCGAACTCCGCCCGCACCCGGGCGATACTCGCCCAGCTGCCCCGGCTGATCGCCGCCTACCGGGCCGAGCACGGCAAGGAGCCCTCCCCGGCGGCGCGGATCGCCCTGATGCGCCGCGCGACCTTGGAGACCCGCCCGGCCAAGAAGTCAGCCGTCCCGCTCGCGGTGCTGCGCGAGGGCTGGCAGCTGGGGGTGGCCGCCGCGTTCGGCCGGCCCCTGGTCGACAACCTGCTGGCGAACGCCCGCAGGGTGGCCCGTGACGTACGCCGCGACAAGGGACCACCGCCCCGCCTGGACGTGGCAGCGGCCGCCCGCGAGGTGGTGGCCACCGTCTCCCTGCACCGCGCCGTCTTCGGCAAACGCCACCTGCTGGCCGAGGCCCACCGTCACGTCACCGCCGCCACCTTGGGCCGCGGCAGCGAGGGCTGGGCCGAAGCCATCACCGAACATGCCCTGGCACGGCTGTGCCTGGACCTCACCCCGCCCGACATCAACCCCGCCTTCGCGCCGCTGCAGCGCGCGGACGGCACCAGCGTCTACCGCCGCCGCGCAGCCGAGCTCTACACCACACCGGCGATCCTGGCGGCGGAGGACCGCATCGTCGCCGCCGCCCGAGCCCGCCTCACCCCCGCCTGCCCGCAGCGGACCTTCGACAAGAGCGCGGCCCGCCACAAGGGCCCGCTGGACGCCGGGCAGCGCGCCATGGCGAAAGCGTTCGCCACCTCGGAGCGGGCGCTGGTCGCCGCGATCGGACCGGCCGGCGCCGGCAAGACCACCGCGCTGCGCCTGGCCGCGAACGCCATCACCGCCGCCGGCCGCACCACCGTGGCGCTCGCACCCTCCGCCCGCGCCGCCCACGTGATGTCCGAGGAGCTCGGCCGCCCGGCCCACACCCTCCACTCCTGGCTGCGCCGCCAGGGCCTCGCGGATGCCGGCAAGCTCGTCCTGCCGCGCGCCGAGCGCCTGCGCAAGGGCGACGTCATCATCGTGGACGAGGCTGGCATGGCCGCCACCACCCAGCTGGCCGCGATCGTGCGCCGCGCCGCGAAGGCAGGCGCCCACGTGCGCCTGATCGGCGACCCCGCGCAGCTCGCCGCCGTCGAAGCCGGCGGCGCACTGCGCCTGCTGCAGAGCGAGGTCGGCGCCGTCCACCTCACCGCCGTGCACCGCTTCCGCCACCCCCAGGAGGCCGGCGCCTCCCTCACACTGCGCGACGGCGACCCGGGCGAGGCCTTCACCTGGTACCGCCGGCACGGCCGCATCCAGGGCGGCACCACCGCCGCCATGGCGGACGCCGTCTTCACCGCCTGGGCCGCCGACCTCACCGCCGGACGCACCCCGCTGATGACCGCCCCCGACCGCGACCTCGTCGCCACTCTCAACCGCCGCGCCCAGAAATGGCGGATGGAACGCGGCCAACTCCTGGCCCCCTCGCGCTGGCGCCCGAACCCCGTCAAGCTGCGCGACGGCCACAAGGCGCACGTCGGCGACCTCATCGTCACCCGCCGAAACCAGCGCCGACTCACCTGCCGCGGCGGGAAAGACTTCGTCAAGAACGGCGACGTGTGGGCGATCGAGCGCTACACCCCCCAGGGCGACGCTGTCATCCGCCACACCCAGCACCGCGGCCGCCTCACCCTGCCCGCCGACTACCTGCGCGAGCACTGCGAGCTCGGCTACGCCTCCACCATCCACCGCGCCCAGGGCATGACCGTCATCCGCTCCCACGCCCTGCTCACCACCCGCACCTCCCGCGAGGCCGCCTACGTCGCCGCCACCCGCGGCCGCACCGGCAACCACCTCTACATCGCCCTCGAGGACGACCAGACCCTCGATGCGGCCCTGACCCGGATCGCCACCTACAGCAGCTTCACCCCGAGCGCCCGCCAGACCATCCGCACCGAGCAAGAGCGAGCCTGGGGCATCCGGCAGCTGACCGCCGAGTACGCCCACGCCACCGAACAGGCCACCCGCCTGCGCTACGCCGCCGCCGCCCGCGCCGCCCTCAACGCGGCTGCCGAACCGCTCATCGCCGACGACGCGTTCACCGCCATCGTCAACGCACTCGGGCGCGCGGAGAAGGCCGGCTTCACCCCCGAAAGGATCCTGGCCGCCGCCCACCAAGAGGGCACCCTCGCCGGGGTGGATGTGCCCGGCGCTGTCCTGGCATGGCGCATCGACCGGCGCCTGCGTACCGCCCGCGCCGCCGAAGCCCACGCCGAAGCCGACCCGCACCCGAACGCCCGCCTGCTGCGCACCCTGGGCGACGACCAGCTGCAGCGCATCACAGCCCTCGCCCAGCAGCACCGCGCCCGGGCCTTGGACGAGTTGCACGCCGCCGACGCCGAGACCGCCGCGGCCCCCCGGGCGGTCACCGCCGGCGGCCGCCGCCACCCGGCGTGGCCGCAGCGCCCGTACGGCACGTTCACCGCTGGCCAGCTCGCGGAGCGCCTGCGCGCGACGCGCCGAGCCCGCCTGAGGGCCGAGGACGAAGGCGACCACCGGGCGGAACTCGCTGCCGTCGAGGACCTGGTGCGCCTGCGCGCCGAGCAGGCGCTGCGCCGCGCGATGCCGTGGCGTGACCGGTCCCGGGAGGACTACCAGCGCGCCCGGCCCGGCTCCCCGGCCACCGCGCCCGACCCCGCCGCCGCAGCGCAGCAGGACGCCGAACGGGCCCGGACCCGCACCGCAGCTGCCCGCGAGGGCTGGCAGCGGGCCGAGGCCGTCATCGCCCGCACGGCTGCGGAGCGGCACCTGCGCCGGCTGCTGCCCGACCGTCCGCCCACCGGCGGCGACGCCGCGGATCTGCCTGACTGGCTCACTCCCACCGCCGCCCTCACCGACCCGCACACCCCCGAGAACTGGCGGCGCCACCTCACCGAGCGCCGCGACGTCCTCGAGCGCCACCTCGCCGCCCGCGGCGCCCAGCTCGCCGCCGACATCCCCGCCTGGGCCGCGCCGCTCGGCCCCCTCCCACCACCGCAGGGCGGCCGCGCCCTGCGCGCACGGTGGGAACGCACCGCGGCGCTCACCGACGCCTGGCGCACCCTCCACCAGGTCCCCGCCCACCTACCGGCACTGGGCCCGAAGCCCGAAGCCGAGCAGCACGCCGCCGCCTGGAGCGCCCTCGACGCCCGTATCCGCGCCCTGCACCACCGCGCCCGCACCGCCCACCAGCCCCACCCCGGGCCGGCGCCCGAACAGCTCACCCGCCAGGCCCTCGAGCAACTCGCCCACCTGCGACTGCTGCGCGGCCGCCACGCCCCCGACCCGGCGGTGCGGCCCGATCCGGCGGCCAGCGCCGCCCCCGCCGCCCCCGCCGTGGCCGGGTCGGCCGACCGCCGGCCCGCCGCGCCCATCCTGCTGCCCCGTGCCGAACGCCTCGGCCAGGACGCCCTGGCCGCGACCCTCGCCGGCCAGGAAGCGCCCGAGGAGTGGATCGAGCAGATCCCCGCCCCCGACGAGGACGACACCGGCCAGCAGCACCTCTACCGGCGCCTGGTCGCAGCCGTCGCCGACTGGCGGCTGCGCCAGAACGTCACCGGCACCGACCCGCTCGGCCCGCCCCCTGACAGTGACCGCGGCGCCGAGTGGCAGCACCTGTCCAAGGCCCTCGACCTCTACCGCACCGCCCGCATCACCGACCGCCTGCACCTGCTGCGCGTGCGCCGCGAAGCCGACCGCGAACGCCTTGAGGCCGCAGCCCAGCAAGCCGCGCAAGCCGGCGCCGGGACCCCGCCCGGCCCACCGCCGCGCCGGGCGCCCGCCTCCAAGCCCTCCCGCCCGCGCCGCCCCGGCGGCCGTCGCCGCCGGTGA
- a CDS encoding PhlD, with amino-acid sequence MSAYVSRPALVLGEHVVDAAQIRDDILTWNPNHPKLEVARKALTNLPGTRRYLRPYEEITAERTTAQRKDDVFDTILQAAQHAARAAIDHAGVTPDDIDCIITTSSSGDRMPGLDVHLQNTLPLRPGIRRRPMTQLACAGGSQALIIAEEHLARYPEHKILVVAGEFLSSLYQQSLLSIEDLIYKALWGDLVAATVVCARPLGPGASLRIDHTLEYVIPHTTDRYRKETDERGDRFSSTRASLRSVTDLAPVLMDWLDKNTDGPLDFGILHPGGPAILAKLATALDVDEQFTRHSRDVLAEEGNLGGPTIFSVLERTYRTPPTDGACGLVFGLGPGVAMGALLVTWTEPLA; translated from the coding sequence TTGAGCGCATACGTCAGCCGCCCCGCCCTCGTCCTGGGCGAACACGTCGTCGACGCCGCCCAGATCCGCGACGACATCCTCACCTGGAACCCGAACCACCCCAAGCTCGAAGTCGCCCGCAAGGCCCTCACCAACCTCCCCGGCACCCGCCGCTACCTGCGCCCCTACGAAGAGATAACCGCCGAGCGCACCACCGCCCAACGCAAGGACGACGTCTTCGACACCATCCTCCAAGCCGCCCAACACGCCGCCCGGGCCGCCATCGACCACGCCGGCGTCACCCCTGACGACATCGACTGCATCATCACCACCAGCTCCAGCGGCGACCGCATGCCCGGACTCGACGTCCACCTGCAGAACACCCTCCCGCTACGCCCCGGCATCCGGCGCCGCCCCATGACCCAGCTCGCCTGCGCGGGCGGCAGCCAGGCACTGATCATCGCGGAGGAGCACCTGGCCCGGTACCCGGAGCACAAGATCCTCGTGGTCGCGGGGGAGTTCCTCTCCTCCCTCTACCAGCAGTCGCTGCTGTCGATCGAGGACCTCATCTACAAGGCACTGTGGGGCGACCTGGTGGCCGCCACCGTCGTCTGCGCCCGCCCGCTCGGGCCGGGGGCGTCGCTGCGCATCGACCACACCCTCGAGTACGTCATCCCTCACACCACCGACCGCTACCGCAAGGAGACCGACGAGCGCGGCGACCGCTTCTCCTCCACCCGGGCCTCCCTGCGCTCGGTCACCGACCTGGCCCCGGTCCTGATGGATTGGCTCGACAAGAACACCGACGGCCCCCTCGACTTCGGCATCCTGCATCCGGGCGGCCCGGCGATCCTGGCCAAGCTCGCCACCGCGCTGGACGTCGACGAGCAGTTCACCCGGCACTCGCGCGACGTCCTCGCGGAGGAGGGCAACCTCGGCGGCCCGACCATCTTCTCGGTCCTGGAGCGCACCTACCGCACCCCTCCCACCGACGGCGCTTGCGGCCTCGTCTTCGGCCTCGGCCCGGGAGTCGCGATGGGCGCGCTCCTGGTGACCTGGACCGAACCGCTAGCCTGA
- a CDS encoding helix-turn-helix transcriptional regulator yields the protein MSVNDLPATAPTDLRGLLTSCRGRIEVSQERVAGMVGVSSRHYGNLERGNVQRPSTLLLDRVADVLKMSTDEKQSMYRLVRGARAA from the coding sequence ATGTCTGTGAACGACCTGCCTGCCACCGCCCCGACCGACCTGCGCGGGCTGCTGACGTCCTGCCGGGGGCGCATCGAGGTGTCGCAGGAGAGGGTCGCCGGAATGGTCGGGGTGTCGAGCCGTCACTACGGCAACCTCGAGCGAGGCAACGTTCAGCGGCCCTCCACGCTGCTGCTGGACCGGGTCGCCGACGTGCTGAAGATGAGCACCGACGAGAAGCAGTCCATGTACAGGCTGGTCCGCGGGGCCCGGGCCGCCTGA